The nucleotide window GAAAAAGCATCAAGAAGTTGTAATACTTTCAATGAAAATGGAAAAAGATGTATCTGTACGACAGCAAGCAGTCGATTTGCTATATGCTATGTGTGATAAAACAAATGCTGAAGAAATTGTACAAGAAATGTTAGCTTATTTAGAAACAGCTGATTACTCCATAAGGGAAGAAATGGTTCTAAAAGTAGCCATATTAGCTGAAAAGTATGCCACTGACTTTACATGGTATGTggatgttattttaaatcttattagaaTTGCTGGAGATTATGTTTCAGAAGAAGTGTGGTATAGAGTTATTCAAATTGTAATAAACAGAGAAGAAGTCCAAGGATATGCAGCTAAAACTGTTTTTGAAGCTTTACAAGCTCCAACTTGTCATGAAAATATGGTTAAAGTGGGGGGGTACATTCTTGGTGAATTTGGAAATTTAATAGCTGGTGATACTAGATCATCTCCACTAGTCCAGTTTGAACTTCTTCATTCCAAGTATCATCTATGTTCTGCAGCAACAAGAGCACTTTTGTTGTCAACCTATATCAAACTTGTTAATTTGTTCCCAGAAATAAAAAACAGGGTACAGGAAGTTTTCCGTGCAGACTCAAATTTGCGTTCTGCTGATGTAGAGCTCCAACAGAGGGCCTCTGAATATTTGCAGTTGAGCATTGTTGCCAGTTCAGATGTTTTAGCAACAGTGTTGGAAGAGATGCCAGCCTTCCCAGAAAGGGAATCATCAATATTAGCAGTTCTTAAAAAGAAAAAGCCAGGTCGTATCCCTGATGATGTAAGAGAATCAAAAAGCCCACAGCCAAATATTACACCAGCTCCAGTGATTAATAACATAGCAAATACAAACAGCTCAAGTGCTGATTTACTTGGTTTATCCACTCCACCTGGTACAAATGCACCTACTGGAAATGGTTTGTTAGATGTCCTAGGTGATTTGTATACAACACCCAAAATTAGCCCAACAACAGTGCAacagaataacataaaaaaatttttgttcaaaaacAATGGAGTACTTTTTGAAAATGATCTTATTCAAATAGGAGTTAAAAGTGAATACAGGCAAAATTTGGGTAGAATTGGtttattttatggaaataaaacaCAATCTCCAATACAAAATGTACGCCCTGAACTGCATTGGAATGATCTACATAAGCTCAATGTTCAAATGAAACCTATGGAACCAGTATTGGAAGCAGGTGCTCAAATTCAACAAATGTTGACTGCAGAATGTATTGAAGATTTTCTTGATAGTCCTAGCATGTCTGTGTCATTTCTTTACAACAATGTCCCCCAAAAAATTTCTATGAAACTTCCACTGACACTCAATAAGTTCTTTGAACCAACAGAAATGAATGGAGAATCTTTCTTTGCGAGATGGAAAAACTTAGGAGGTGAACAACAGAGggctcaaaaaatatttaaagcacaGGGATCCATAGATTTAACAGCAACACGTACAAAACTAGCTGGTTTT belongs to Vanessa tameamea isolate UH-Manoa-2023 chromosome 13, ilVanTame1 primary haplotype, whole genome shotgun sequence and includes:
- the Ap-2alpha gene encoding AP-2 complex subunit alpha, translated to MPAVRGDGMRGLAVFISDIRNCKSKEAEIKRINKELANIRSKFKGDKTLDGYQKKKYVCKLLFIFLLGHDIDFGHMEAVNLLSSNKYSEKQIGYLFISVLVNTNSDLIKLIIQSIKNDLQSRNPIHVNLALQCIANIGSKDMAEAFGTEIPKLLVSGDTMDVVKQSAALCLLRLFRKSPEIIPGGEWTSRIIHLLNDPHMGVVTAATSLIDALVKKNPDEYKGCVTLAVARLSRIVTASYTDLQDYTYYFVPAPWLSVKLLRLLQNYTPPSEEPGVRGRLSECLETIFNKAQEPPKSKKVQHSNAKNAVLFEAISLIIHNDSEPNLLVRACNQLGQFLSNRETNLRYLALESMCHLATSEFSHEAVKKHQEVVILSMKMEKDVSVRQQAVDLLYAMCDKTNAEEIVQEMLAYLETADYSIREEMVLKVAILAEKYATDFTWYVDVILNLIRIAGDYVSEEVWYRVIQIVINREEVQGYAAKTVFEALQAPTCHENMVKVGGYILGEFGNLIAGDTRSSPLVQFELLHSKYHLCSAATRALLLSTYIKLVNLFPEIKNRVQEVFRADSNLRSADVELQQRASEYLQLSIVASSDVLATVLEEMPAFPERESSILAVLKKKKPGRIPDDVRESKSPQPNITPAPVINNIANTNSSSADLLGLSTPPGTNAPTGNGLLDVLGDLYTTPKISPTTVQQNNIKKFLFKNNGVLFENDLIQIGVKSEYRQNLGRIGLFYGNKTQSPIQNVRPELHWNDLHKLNVQMKPMEPVLEAGAQIQQMLTAECIEDFLDSPSMSVSFLYNNVPQKISMKLPLTLNKFFEPTEMNGESFFARWKNLGGEQQRAQKIFKAQGSIDLTATRTKLAGFGMQLLDGIDPNPDNFVCAGIVHTRVQQVGCLMRLEPNKQAQMFRLTVRSSKETVSQEICNLLADQF